Proteins co-encoded in one Plasmodium berghei ANKA genome assembly, chromosome: 11 genomic window:
- a CDS encoding transcription factor 25, putative, giving the protein MSSRLLKKFLKEQNRDEINKINQSVEAESLPLNPAPKKKKQIFKYLEESQSDENTSGNITHVDEDDKTTISSKNAQNQNKQKKGGLSKKETEQHTKQETEENKKKKKKKKKKKNKDDEIEDLLNKIGEEQERNIKKKQNESNNNSNINSGEFSKEYHEQREKVQLWACTHEKYKYCLKLEKNNFDVNVELKRIFGKDFVKENKFVKKSKIKYLKNWLVQDYSIKTIQAPLTMKYFDNEFKIEKEKLYLEAENLFYLLLDTHDIQSMNDLIKKYPFHIDTLLILGEYYNEANNYEVANQYIKMALLLLQNIFHMNFNIDYINNNHKIYVNPQLYDNKVLFKTLYMHMQSLEYEGCTITSLEIAKLLCKIDLCNDLCGILLRIDGIMLKGNVFEFLVFFSFNFILQNIHYVMPLSRTNEIISDFFFNENNFKNEVIAKKDDEKIINTSTIEKTSNNVKNDKNCTTEKLNPNEEFSHNIPTTHQNTNELSKIRENILKMECEESISSLKRQDEDILNDEKIVYEQFSQNNDFTKKIPEQDRNNDKLDYLQNTHTKKKYDFQNYEIRLHFILPNFAFSIPLCLYLKNNTNVNYNEINEIKKSDILSSFSYEECKFLIPHFNINFNCYWGNNHVSNLCDKKNISYSLSYSSHLFLIRALLFYPDFVQIFVKYNNFNTSKIVKNTIYDISFKHILSHPPFSDNTLFSNKEEYEIVQKIILAYLEKNNIYYKSEKMITWIHVCSAFVHEMYKDELVAEELDEARKQWRRRIPLLDINKYKGIRVSEFKSRNYLLPDFMMEKTVSHPAPVPNTTSQYYVSLDSNVLVAFFQCLLPWYQVDYYGTHSRPVYLGTILETVIEGTKRFLNI; this is encoded by the exons ATGTCTAGTCgattattaaaaaagttcttaaaagaacaaaatagagatgaaataaataaaataaatcaatCTGTGGAAGCAGAATCATTACCTCTAAATCCTGCtcctaaaaaaaaaaaacaaattttcaaatatttagAAGAATCACAAAGTGATGAAAATACAAGTGGAAATATAACTCATGTGGATGAAGATGACAAAACAACAATTTCTAGCAAAAATGCacaaaatcaaaataaacaaaaaaaagggGGATTAAGCAAAAAAGAGACCGAACAACATACAAAACAAGAAACagaagaaaacaaaaagaaaaaaaagaaaaaaaaaaagaaaaaaaataaagacgACGAAATTGAAGacttattaaataaaattggtGAAGAACAAGAacgaaatataaaaaaaaaacaaaatgaaagcaataataatagcaaTATCAATAGTGGCGAATTCTCGAAGGAATATCATGAGCAAAGGGAAAAGGTCCAGCTTTGGGCATGTACacatgaaaaatataaatattgcttaaaattagaaaaaaataattttgatgtAAATGTAGaattaaaaagaatatttgGTAAAGATTTTGTTaaagaaaacaaatttgttaaaaaaagtaaaataaaatatttgaaaaattggCTAGTTCAAGATTATAgtataaaaacaatacaAGCACCATTAActatgaaatattttgacaacgaatttaaaattgaaaaagaaaaattatatttagaagcagaaaatttattctatttattattagatACACATGATATACAATCAATGAAtgatttgataaaaaaatatccatTTCATATAGATACACTATTAATATTAGGtgaatattataatgaagcaaataattatgaagtAGCTAATCAGTATATTAAAATggctttattattattacaaaacatttttcatatgaattttaatatagattatataaataataatcataaaatatatgttaatcCACAActatatgataataaagttttatttaaaaccttatatatgcatatgcaATCTCTTGAATATGAAGGTTGTACTATAACGTCGTTAGAAATTGCAAAACTTTTGTGTAAAATTGATTTATGCAATGATTTATGTGGTATACTTTTAAGAATTGATGGAATTATGCTAAAAGGAAAtgtttttgaatttttggtttttttttcatttaattttatccttcaaaatattcattatgTTATGCCACTATCTAGAACTAACGAAATTATATcagattttttttttaacgaaaataatttcaaaAATGAAGTTATTGCTAAAAaagatgatgaaaaaataataaatacatcAACAATTGAGAAAACGAGCAATAATGTTaaaaatgacaaaaatTGTACTACGGAAAAATTAAATCCAAATGAAGAATTCTCCCATAATATTCCTACTACCCATCAAAATACTAATGAACTATCAAAAATAcgagaaaatattttaaaaatggaatGCGAAGAAAGCATTTCCTCATTAAAACGACAGGATGAAGATATTCtcaatgatgaaaaaatagtttATGAACAGTTCAGTcaaaataatgattttactaaaaaaatacctGAACAAGATAGAAATAATGACAAATTGGATTATTTACAAAACAcacacacaaaaaaaaaatacgattttcaaaattatgaaattaGACTTCACTTTATTTTACCAAATTTCGCCTTTTCTATACCATTATGTTTAtatctaaaaaataacacTAATGTGAATTACAATGaaattaatgaaattaaaaaaagtgatatattatcttctttttcttatgaagaatgtaaatttttaattccacattttaatataaattttaattgttACTGGGGTAATAATCATGTTAGCAACTTATgtgacaaaaaaaatatatcatattcTTTATCATATTCTTCTCATCTGTTCTTAATTAGggcattattattttaccCCGATTTTGTTcaaatatttgtaaaatataataattttaatacatcaaaaattgttaaaaatactatatatgatatatccTTTAAGCATATATTGTCACATCCGCCATTTTCAGACAATACTTTATTTAGTAATAAAGAAGAGTATGAAATcgtacaaaaaataatattagcttatctggaaaaaaataatatatattataaatctGAAAAAATGATTACCTGGATACATGTGTGCAGTGCATTTGTACACGAAATGTATAAGGATGAATTGG TGGCCGAGGAACTCGATGAAGCACGAAAACAATGGCGCAGACGAATTCCACTTttagatataaataaatataaaggaATACGAGTGAGCGAATTTAAATCCagaaattatttattaccCGATTTCATGATGGAGAAAACTGTATCACATCCAGCTCCTGTCCCCAACACAACATCACAATATTATGTTTCACTAGATAGCAATGTGCTTGTAGCTTTTTTTCAATGTTTACTTCCTTGGTATCAAGTAGATTATTATg GCACGCATTCAAGGCCTGTGTATTTGGGAACAATATTGGAAACAGTGATAGAAGGAACTAAGcgttttttaaatatttaa
- a CDS encoding rhomboid protease ROM4 — protein sequence METNKPKKAIINSKNNESLCESVEDTAKRGVKSPPWINKGNQIKKANIVGDSKNSKDALKKEVPENPNIIEKGIGVIQKKMPTNTSKNSTKNGTINDIKNDIKNNNVNNTGYGKELKMDKGRLDEIRILVNNESELHTLPSGAVGRRAPLNPFSSPILGKYRRKNVNAKKKVKDPRLNNNPLVGRLVVCISTTAILFWVFFSEMIFNYNTFNGRCISKVLYPIYTEAVESNREPFFVFLGYGACEYNLEESALDRHFIGTQTSDNGWPKNKVEDNPDGRGYATWDSVNNRVYNQLGGLNTNYIRNYGEIYRLFWSMYLHGGLMHIVFNVICQIQILWMIEPDWGFLRTLFLFFISGITGNLLSAVCDPCGVTIGSSGSLYGLIGALFAYYVEYWKTIPRPCCVIIFMILVVIFGIFIGMFGYTDNYAHIGGCLGGILYGFATITTVSSADKCTLGERMLTSPPFSWFLSNKTKQLIEEKAREKKIKGENYRKKQIANKVHKTDALHTIMSIMKNRINDEGRPSCKMKPREWIVRITSASILIILWIILFIYLLDESAYRSYTPMGQIKFSGVHSCFCCDIVKKIPLTKNGKLYWCFSNQEAFDYYCKE from the coding sequence ATGGAAACAAATAAACCGAAAAAGGCTATAAttaatagtaaaaataatgaatctTTGTGTGAATCAGTAGAAGATACAGCCAAAAGGGGTGTCAAATCACCTCCATGGATAAACAAAggaaatcaaataaaaaaagctAATATAGTTGGCGATtctaaaaatagtaaagaTGCTTTGAAAAAGGAAGTTCCAGAAAATCCAaatattattgaaaaaGGGATTGGGGtgattcaaaaaaaaatgcccACTAATACGAGTAAAAATAGCACGAAAAACGGTACGataaatgatattaaaaatgatattaaaaataacaatgtTAATAATACTGGATATGGAAAAGAATTGAAAATGGACAAAGGTCGATTAGATGAAATAAGAATATTAGTTAATAACGAAAGTGAATTGCATACATTGCCATCTGGAGCTGTTGGTAGGAGAGCTCCCTTGAATCCGTTTTCTTCACCTATACTTGGGAAATATAGAAGGAAAAATGtaaatgcaaaaaaaaaagtaaaagaTCCGagattaaataataatccaTTAGTTGGGAGATTAGTAGTATGTATATCAACTACagcaattttattttgggtatttttttccgaaatgatatttaattataatacatTTAATGGTAGATGTATATCTAAAGTTTTATACCCAATATATACAGAAGCTGTAGAATCAAATAGAGAGccattttttgtatttttaggATATGGCGCAtgtgaatataatttagaAGAATCAGCTTTAGATAGGCATTTTATAGGAACACAAACATCTGATAATGGATGgccaaaaaataaagtagAAGATAATCCAGATGGTCGAGGATATGCTACATGGGATTCAGTAAATAATCGTGTATATAATCAATTAGGAGGattaaatacaaattaCATTAGAAATTATGGAGAAATATATCGTTTATTTTGGTCTATGTATTTACATGGTGGTTTAATGCATATAGTATTTAATGTTATATGCCaaattcaaatattatGGATGATTGAACCAGATTGGGGATTTTTAAGAACActattcttattttttatatctggAATAACAGGAAATTTATTATCAGCTGTTTGTGACCCATGTGGTGTTACGATTGGATCATCAGGTTCTTTATATGGATTAATAGGAGCATTATTTGCTTATTATGTAGAATATTGGAAAACTATACCTAGACCATGTTGTGtgattatatttatgatattAGTTGTTATATTTGGTATTTTTATTGGTATGTTTGGGTATACAGATAATTATGCACATATTGGTGGGTGCTTAGGAGGGATCCTTTATGGTTTTGCTACAATAACTACAGTATCATCAGCTGACAAATGCACATTAGGAGAACGGATGTTAACATCTCCACCCTTTTCATGGTTTTTATCgaataaaacaaaacaatTAATTGAAGAAAAGGCtcgagaaaaaaaaataaaaggtGAAAATTatcgaaaaaaacaaatagcTAATAAAGTACATAAAACAGATGCATTACATACTATTATGTCTATTATGAAGAACAGAATAAATGATGAAGGAAGGCCATCATGTAAAATGAAACCAAGAGAGTGGATTGTACGTATCACATCTGCGTccattttaattatattatggatcatcttatttatatacttacTAGATGAAAGTGCTTATCGATCTTATACACCAATGGGGCAAATTAAATTTAGTGGAGTTCATTCTTGTTTTTGTTGTGatattgttaaaaaaattcctttaacaaaaaatggaaaattatattggTGTTTTAGCAATCAAGAAGCATTTGATTATTATTGCAAGgaataa